A stretch of Roseovarius sp. M141 DNA encodes these proteins:
- the meaB gene encoding methylmalonyl Co-A mutase-associated GTPase MeaB — protein sequence MTIDIAQLESGIVKGDRRALSRAITLVESTRADHRAAAAQLIEALTRANGAPREALRIGLSGTPGVGKSTFIEGFGGMLTAQGLRVAVLAVDPSSSRSGGSILGDKTRMDLLSRDPNAFIRPSPSQTHLGGVGRRSREAVALCEAAGFDVVLIETVGVGQSETVVAEMSDLFVLLLAPAGGDELQGVKRGIMEIADIILINKADGDLKAAASRTCADYSGALRLLRKRPQDPKGFPKAMMVSALEDTGLEAAWTEMEALTGWRRENGHWAARRSAQARYWFQEEVRQALLAQLDTPPARTAMRELGEEVAQGLTTPAIAAADLLERIGAPRSAQ from the coding sequence ATGACCATCGACATTGCACAGCTTGAGAGCGGGATTGTCAAAGGGGATCGACGCGCATTGTCACGCGCGATTACATTGGTCGAAAGCACCCGCGCCGATCACCGCGCCGCCGCCGCCCAGCTGATCGAGGCGCTGACGCGGGCAAATGGCGCGCCGCGCGAGGCGCTGCGCATCGGCCTTTCCGGCACGCCGGGGGTGGGTAAGTCGACTTTTATCGAGGGATTCGGCGGCATGTTGACGGCGCAGGGGCTGCGCGTCGCGGTGCTGGCGGTCGATCCCAGTTCATCCCGGTCCGGGGGGTCGATCCTGGGCGACAAGACTCGGATGGATCTGCTCAGCCGCGATCCAAATGCCTTTATTCGCCCGTCACCCAGCCAGACGCATCTGGGCGGTGTCGGCCGCCGCTCGCGCGAGGCGGTGGCGCTGTGCGAGGCGGCGGGGTTTGACGTGGTGCTGATCGAAACCGTGGGCGTTGGTCAGTCCGAAACGGTCGTGGCCGAAATGTCGGATCTCTTTGTGTTGCTGCTGGCGCCCGCTGGCGGCGACGAATTGCAGGGCGTCAAGCGCGGCATCATGGAAATTGCCGATATCATCCTGATCAACAAGGCCGATGGCGATCTAAAGGCGGCAGCCAGCCGCACCTGTGCCGACTATTCGGGCGCCCTGCGCCTGCTGCGCAAGCGCCCGCAAGACCCCAAGGGATTCCCCAAGGCGATGATGGTATCGGCGCTGGAGGATACCGGATTGGAGGCTGCCTGGACCGAAATGGAGGCTCTGACCGGCTGGCGGCGCGAAAATGGCCACTGGGCTGCGCGGCGGTCGGCGCAGGCGCGCTATTGGTTTCAGGAGGAGGTGCGCCAAGCGCTTCTCGCGCAGCTCGACACGCCCCCCGCCCGCACAGCGATGCGTGAGTTGGGCGAAGAGGTGGCGCAGGGGCTGACGACGCCTGCGATTGCCGCTGCGGACCTTCTCGAACGGATTGGTGCGCCACGATCCGCGCAATGA